In one window of Lewinella sp. 4G2 DNA:
- a CDS encoding ABC transporter permease: MIQTTIERPVSEAGATQSHPLITRASVLAERFRKSLPGTLKSLGITLVSMALFLAVWQVSATYLYGVEANARVERALSEQGEVAAQEMRDCIASGAVSCKPNTLPAPAEVWSAAGKLLADHRTISADKAAFAAKTAPLNATRLAQGLDAITYTGRPSFVDQIKTSLFTVAVGMLIAFLIAVPIGIIIGLNENLRQAFNWFIQVFKPVSPVVWLLLVFMIVKTMTLGSDNDTSFLISAISVGLCSMWATLVNTSVGVSSVNQEYINVAKVLKLGISKKIFKVVLPSAIPLIFTGLRITVSVAWMVLIAIELLAQSPGLGSFVWEEFQNGANDSNAKILVAMFVIGLIGFLLDRVMYYVQQSVSFEKALA, from the coding sequence ATGATTCAGACTACCATTGAACGTCCCGTCAGCGAGGCTGGAGCTACACAGTCCCACCCGTTGATCACTCGTGCCAGCGTCCTGGCCGAAAGGTTTCGAAAATCTTTGCCGGGCACTTTGAAATCCCTGGGTATTACCCTGGTGTCGATGGCTCTTTTTCTGGCGGTTTGGCAAGTCAGTGCTACCTATCTCTACGGGGTAGAGGCCAACGCCCGGGTGGAGCGGGCCCTCTCCGAGCAGGGGGAAGTTGCCGCCCAGGAAATGCGGGATTGTATTGCTTCCGGCGCCGTCAGCTGTAAGCCAAATACGTTGCCGGCACCGGCCGAGGTATGGTCCGCCGCCGGAAAACTCCTGGCCGACCACCGGACGATCTCCGCCGACAAGGCCGCCTTTGCCGCCAAAACGGCCCCGCTTAACGCCACCCGCCTGGCGCAGGGGTTGGACGCCATCACCTACACCGGGCGGCCGAGTTTTGTGGACCAGATCAAAACGAGCCTCTTTACGGTAGCCGTGGGGATGTTGATCGCCTTTTTGATTGCCGTGCCAATTGGCATCATTATCGGGTTGAACGAAAACTTACGCCAAGCCTTCAACTGGTTTATTCAGGTTTTCAAGCCGGTATCTCCGGTGGTTTGGTTGCTATTGGTTTTCATGATCGTAAAGACGATGACGCTGGGTTCGGATAATGATACCTCATTTTTGATCTCCGCCATCAGTGTTGGGCTGTGCTCTATGTGGGCCACGCTGGTCAATACGAGCGTGGGGGTATCTTCCGTAAACCAGGAATACATCAACGTGGCCAAAGTGCTCAAATTGGGAATCTCCAAAAAGATATTCAAGGTGGTGCTGCCCTCCGCGATACCGCTCATTTTTACCGGATTGCGCATCACCGTTTCGGTGGCCTGGATGGTGCTCATCGCCATTGAACTGCTTGCCCAAAGCCCGGGCTTGGGGTCCTTCGTATGGGAAGAGTTCCAGAATGGAGCTAATGATTCCAACGCCAAAATTCTCGTCGCCATGTTCGTAATTGGCCTCATTGGCTTCCTGCTGGATCGGGTGATGTACTACGTACAGCAGTCGGTTTCCTTTGAGAAAGCGCTGGCTTAA
- a CDS encoding CmpA/NrtA family ABC transporter substrate-binding protein, whose product MKNVFRLSACLSLFVALFSACGPDTAPAAAPGSAVTVSADAAKVEKPQLTFGFIKLTDMAPLAIAKEKGYFEEEGLYVSVEAQSNWKNILDRVIDGQLDGSHMLAGQPIAAGAGFGRQAELVTPFSMDLNGNGITVSNDVWSKMQPHVKMGADGKPVHPIPADALKPVIKDYQNDGKPFKMGMVFPVSTHNYEIRYWLAAAGIHPGMYTAGNIQGQVDAEVLLSVTPPPQMPATMEAGTIYGYCVGEPWNQQAVFKGIGVPVTTNYGIWKNNPEKVFALRKDFVEKYPNTTKSITKALIRAGKWLDEPGNRAEAVSILSRPEYVGADSIVLANSMSGTFEFERGDKREMPDFNVFYRYDATYPFYSDGVWFLTQMRRWGQIPETKDATWYDETIREIYRPDLWRSAAESLVAEGKIPAGDIPETDGYKPATDEFIDGKTYDGRDPISYINSFTIGNKDAQTK is encoded by the coding sequence ATGAAAAACGTATTCAGACTTTCCGCGTGCCTTTCGCTCTTTGTAGCTCTTTTCTCTGCCTGTGGCCCGGACACGGCACCTGCGGCAGCGCCCGGTTCCGCCGTCACTGTTTCGGCTGATGCGGCCAAGGTGGAAAAGCCCCAATTGACGTTCGGCTTTATTAAACTGACGGATATGGCCCCGTTGGCCATTGCCAAGGAGAAGGGCTACTTTGAAGAAGAAGGCCTTTACGTAAGCGTCGAAGCGCAGTCCAACTGGAAGAACATCCTTGACCGGGTAATTGACGGGCAACTCGACGGCAGCCATATGCTAGCGGGGCAGCCCATCGCTGCCGGGGCCGGGTTTGGCCGCCAGGCGGAACTCGTAACGCCATTCAGTATGGACCTGAACGGGAATGGTATTACCGTTTCCAACGACGTATGGAGCAAGATGCAACCCCACGTAAAAATGGGCGCAGATGGCAAACCCGTACACCCGATCCCCGCCGATGCCCTTAAACCGGTGATCAAAGACTACCAGAATGACGGAAAGCCCTTCAAAATGGGAATGGTATTCCCCGTCTCCACCCACAACTACGAGATCCGGTACTGGCTCGCCGCCGCCGGCATCCACCCGGGTATGTACACGGCCGGGAACATCCAGGGGCAGGTGGACGCCGAGGTTTTACTGAGCGTCACCCCACCACCCCAGATGCCCGCCACGATGGAGGCCGGAACGATCTACGGATACTGCGTGGGTGAGCCCTGGAACCAGCAGGCCGTCTTCAAGGGCATTGGCGTGCCGGTGACCACCAACTACGGCATCTGGAAGAATAACCCCGAAAAAGTATTCGCACTGCGTAAGGACTTCGTCGAGAAATACCCCAATACGACTAAAAGCATCACCAAGGCACTCATCCGCGCTGGCAAGTGGCTGGATGAGCCCGGTAACCGCGCCGAGGCCGTCAGCATCCTGAGCCGCCCGGAATACGTAGGGGCGGACTCGATCGTCCTGGCCAACTCCATGTCCGGCACCTTCGAATTTGAGCGTGGGGACAAGCGGGAGATGCCGGACTTCAATGTCTTCTACCGCTACGATGCGACCTATCCCTTCTACTCCGACGGTGTATGGTTCCTCACCCAAATGCGCCGCTGGGGGCAAATCCCCGAAACAAAGGATGCGACGTGGTACGATGAGACCATTCGTGAGATCTACCGCCCGGACCTCTGGCGCTCCGCCGCGGAATCCCTCGTCGCGGAGGGTAAGATCCCAGCCGGGGACATCCCCGAAACGGATGGCTACAAGCCCGCCACGGATGAGTTCATCGACGGAAAGACCTACGATGGCCGGGACCCGATCAGCTACATCAATTCCTTTACGATCGGGAATAAGGACGCCCAGACGAAATAA
- a CDS encoding alginate export family protein, translating into MSLRLRLSCLCLFLALTVWNELSAQQFQLTAEVRPRTEFRNGFKTPTSSGFDPAFFTEQRSRLYFDYKEEKFTFRLAMQDVRLWGEVPQIFKEDIGSSFLSEAWGRYNLTDKFSIKAGRQIISYDNQRFFGGLEWAQQGRRHDALLLIHEDAKKRTKLHVGLAFNADDDRPEPVYLQAPNANFYTTPGNYKSLQYAWFHKDFAENKGGISLLVNNATLQNADSTSSNKQTFGIIPNYQFGKVKVAADLYYQSGKVGDRNVNAFLAGVNATLPTKLTPVTLGVEYISGKDDDDTSSDITNFSPDYGTNHAFNGFMDYFFVGPANGSVGVLDIYFKTKWKVGKGALLFHGHEFMTGSRQLNGEGQQLSSSMGMEADFVYVRKVSPAVTFHVGASALYGTDTLLELRPGNQKFNSWAWTMVTFKPVLYKSEEDKKKKKK; encoded by the coding sequence ATGAGTTTACGTCTACGCCTTTCTTGCCTTTGTTTGTTCCTGGCGCTTACCGTATGGAATGAACTGAGTGCGCAGCAATTCCAGCTTACCGCCGAGGTGCGCCCCCGGACGGAATTCCGCAACGGTTTCAAAACTCCTACTTCTTCGGGCTTTGACCCGGCCTTTTTTACCGAGCAACGGAGCCGGTTGTACTTTGATTACAAAGAGGAAAAGTTCACCTTCCGCCTGGCGATGCAAGACGTTCGCCTGTGGGGAGAGGTACCCCAGATCTTTAAGGAAGACATTGGCAGCTCCTTCCTTTCCGAAGCCTGGGGCCGGTATAATCTGACGGACAAGTTCAGCATCAAAGCTGGCCGGCAAATCATCAGTTACGACAATCAACGCTTCTTTGGCGGGCTGGAGTGGGCGCAACAGGGGCGCCGCCACGACGCGCTCTTGCTGATCCACGAAGACGCCAAGAAGCGAACGAAGCTCCACGTAGGCTTGGCCTTCAATGCGGATGACGACCGCCCCGAACCCGTCTATTTACAGGCACCTAACGCTAATTTCTACACGACACCGGGTAACTACAAAAGCCTGCAGTACGCTTGGTTCCACAAGGATTTTGCCGAAAATAAGGGCGGGATTTCCCTCCTGGTGAACAACGCTACGCTGCAGAACGCGGATTCTACCTCCTCCAACAAACAGACCTTTGGCATTATCCCCAACTATCAATTTGGGAAGGTGAAGGTCGCAGCTGACCTATACTACCAAAGCGGAAAGGTAGGGGACCGTAACGTCAACGCTTTTCTCGCGGGCGTCAACGCCACGCTGCCTACCAAGCTTACGCCGGTTACCCTCGGCGTCGAATACATCTCCGGGAAGGATGACGACGATACGAGTAGCGACATCACCAACTTCAGCCCGGATTACGGGACGAACCACGCCTTTAATGGCTTCATGGATTACTTCTTCGTCGGGCCAGCCAATGGCAGCGTCGGGGTGCTCGACATCTACTTCAAGACGAAGTGGAAAGTCGGGAAGGGGGCCTTACTCTTCCACGGCCACGAGTTTATGACCGGCTCCCGCCAACTTAACGGGGAAGGCCAGCAACTCAGTAGCTCGATGGGCATGGAGGCGGACTTTGTCTACGTCCGAAAAGTTAGCCCGGCCGTGACCTTTCACGTTGGTGCCAGCGCGCTTTACGGGACGGATACGCTCCTGGAGCTCCGGCCCGGTAACCAGAAGTTCAATTCCTGGGCCTGGACGATGGTGACATTCAAGCCCGTCCTCTACAAATCCGAAGAGGACAAGAAGAAAAAGAAGAAGTAA
- a CDS encoding ABC transporter ATP-binding protein, which yields MSATPVIEFRNVSKWYGEGANRTDVLSNINLTIAEGEFLAIVGFTGSGKTTLINLMTGLIQPSEGEVLYRGAPITGPAPERGIIFQNYSLLPWMTVYQNVALAVNQVYPDWPKAKRDEHIRQFVEMVNLSPAVNKYTKELSGGMRQRTSIARVLATDPDLLLMDEPLGALDALTRGNLQEEILKIWSANRRTAVLITNDVDEGIFMADRVIPLTPGPKAELGPDYRVDLARPRDKKALNTDVNFKRVRTEILNYLVELGEAAKSDQSLEVELPDLEPIQPGTRSYSSFRRAG from the coding sequence ATGTCTGCTACTCCCGTGATTGAATTCCGTAACGTATCGAAGTGGTACGGCGAGGGGGCCAACCGTACGGACGTCCTCTCGAACATTAATTTGACGATTGCGGAGGGTGAATTCCTTGCCATCGTCGGATTTACCGGGTCTGGCAAGACCACCCTTATCAACCTGATGACAGGCCTCATCCAACCCTCGGAAGGGGAGGTGTTGTACCGGGGGGCGCCCATTACCGGCCCCGCTCCGGAGCGGGGGATCATTTTCCAGAATTACAGCTTGCTGCCCTGGATGACGGTATACCAGAACGTTGCCCTGGCCGTGAATCAGGTATACCCCGACTGGCCCAAAGCCAAACGTGATGAACACATTCGCCAATTCGTGGAAATGGTGAACCTGAGCCCCGCCGTAAATAAGTACACCAAGGAACTTTCCGGAGGGATGCGCCAACGAACGAGTATCGCCCGGGTTTTGGCGACTGACCCCGATCTGCTGCTGATGGATGAGCCACTGGGTGCCCTCGATGCCCTTACCCGCGGTAACCTGCAGGAAGAGATTCTCAAGATCTGGAGCGCCAACCGGCGTACGGCCGTCCTCATCACGAACGACGTGGACGAAGGCATATTTATGGCCGACCGCGTAATTCCCTTGACCCCCGGCCCAAAGGCTGAGCTTGGTCCTGATTACCGGGTCGACCTGGCCCGGCCCCGGGATAAAAAGGCCTTGAATACGGACGTCAACTTTAAGCGCGTACGCACCGAGATCCTGAATTATTTAGTGGAGTTGGGTGAAGCGGCGAAGTCCGACCAAAGCCTGGAGGTAGAGCTTCCTGACCTGGAACCCATTCAGCCGGGTACCCGTAGCTATTCATCTTTCCGGCGCGCCGGATAA